The Miscanthus floridulus cultivar M001 chromosome 7, ASM1932011v1, whole genome shotgun sequence genome includes a region encoding these proteins:
- the LOC136463333 gene encoding riboflavin biosynthesis protein PYRR, chloroplastic-like isoform X2, with amino-acid sequence MPPPQPLLGGAAPAPARAAPSLLHLLLDTRHRVTTARAAAASSVPASHSSHANDALLLRRAADVADRSAGLTSPHPNFGCVIARPQLNIDSADSWVVGEGFLYAQGTPCAELLAAQEAGEHARGGTAYLNLEPGDCFGDNTAVGSLVQVGITRVVVGLRHPLKHLRGKAIQALRSEGIQVDVVGEDLQSKLFEEALKSCLTVNAPLLYRAAFHVPFSILKYAMTADGKIAASSGHASWVSGKASRGRVSELRGRSDAVIVGGNTVRFDDPRLTARHVKGHVPVRIVMSQSLNLPEEANLWNVNDAYTIVATQRGARRDFQKKLAMKGVEVVEFDMLNPRNVMSYCYDRGYLAVLWECGGTLAASAISASVIHKVCAFWALKIIGGSNAPTPVGELGMNQMTQAINLIDVSYEQIDRDMLMSGFIETIPDLSPIIPSVEEIPSVDPEVSPYEANIISFYKTWDIFGAFSNFSPHPIHMPDENGDYFTWPTVEHYYQAHKFVGVDNPQARDIVQEIKLAKSPEEAARIGRTRQKGFPELVKLMPIYYMVKRSRCDEIVRGPLKS; translated from the exons ATGCCGCCGCCTCAGCCGCTGCTCGGCGGCGCCGCGCCCGCTCCGGCGCGAGCGGCCCCATCCTTGCTCCACCTCCTTCTCGACACGCGCCACCGCGTCACCACCGCACGTGCCGCTGCCGCCTCCTCCGTGCCCGCATCTCACTCCTCGCACGCGAACGacgccctcctcctccgccgtgcCGCCGACGTGGCCGACCGCTCCGCGGGACTCACCTCCCCGCACCCCAACTTCGGGTGCGTCATCGCGCGGCCCCAGCTCAATATCGACAGTGCCGATTCCTGGGTGGTCGGCGAGGGGTTTCTCTACGCGCAGGGGACGCCCTGCGCCGAGCTCCTCGCCGCACAGGAGGCCGGTGAGCACGCGCGTGGCGGCACGGCATACCTCAACCTCGAGCCTGGGGACTGTTTTGGGGACAACACAGCCGTCGGATCCCTCGTCCAG GTAGGAATTACAAGAGTTGTGGTGGGTCTTAGACATCCCTTGAAGCACTTGAGAGGGAAGGCAATTCAGGCGTTACGAAGCGAAGGCATTCAAGTTGATGTTGTGGGGGAGGATCTGCAGAGTAAACTGTTTGAG GAAGCTCTGAAGTCATGCCTCACTGTAAATGCTCCATTGCTTTACAGAGCTGCCTTTCATGTCCCTTTCTCCATCCTGAAGTATGCTATGACTGCAGATG GAAAAATAGCAGCAAGTAGTGGACATGCTTCTTGGGTAAGTGGCAAAGCATCGAGAGGGCGTGTATCTGAATTGCGTGGCAGAAGTGACGCTGTTATTGTTGGTGGAAATACAGTGCGTTTTGACG ATCCTCGATTAACTGCAAGGCATGTTAAGGGGCATGTCCCAGTGCGTATAGTGATGTCACAGTCTCTTAACCTTCCAGAGGAAGCAAATTTATGGAATGTTAACGATGCCTATACAATTGTTGCAACTCAGAGAGGTGCTCGGCGAGATTTTCAAAAGAAGCTTGCTATGAAGGGTGTTGAAGTAGTAGAGTTTGACATGCTGAATCCAAGAAATGTTATGTCATATTGTTATGATCGTGGTTATCTTGCTGTATTATGGGAATGTGGTGGGACACTAGCTGCTTCTGCTATATCTGCGAGTGTTATCCATAAG GTCTGTGCATTCTGGGCTCTGAAAATAATTGGGGGATCAAATGCACCAACACCAGTTGGTGAACTAGGGATGAATCAAATGACTCAGGCGATAAATTTAATTGATGTCTCGTACGAGCAG ATTGACAGGGACATGCTCATGAGTGGATTCATCGAAACCATTCCTGATCTTTCACCTATTATACCATCCGTGGAAGAAATACCTTCCGTTGATCCAGAAGTATCTCCATATGAAGCAAATATTATTTCCTTTTACAAGACATGGGATATTTTTGGGGCTTTCTCAAACTTTTCTCCTCATCCAATTCACATGCCTGATGAAAATGGAGATTATTTCACATGGCCAACAGTGGAACACTATTACCAG GCTCATAAGTTTGTTGGTGTTGACAATCCTCAAGCAAGAGACATTGTTCAAGAAATAAAGCTAGCAAAGAGTCCTGAAGAGGCTGCTAGAATAGGAAGGACCCGACAAAAAGGGTTCCCTGAACTG GTAAAATTAATGCCTATATATTACATGGTCAAGAGGAGCCGTTGCGACGAGATCGTCAGAGGGCCGTTAAAATCATAG
- the LOC136463333 gene encoding riboflavin biosynthesis protein PYRR, chloroplastic-like isoform X1, translated as MPPPQPLLGGAAPAPARAAPSLLHLLLDTRHRVTTARAAAASSVPASHSSHANDALLLRRAADVADRSAGLTSPHPNFGCVIARPQLNIDSADSWVVGEGFLYAQGTPCAELLAAQEAGEHARGGTAYLNLEPGDCFGDNTAVGSLVQVGITRVVVGLRHPLKHLRGKAIQALRSEGIQVDVVGEDLQSKLFEEALKSCLTVNAPLLYRAAFHVPFSILKYAMTADGKIAASSGHASWVSGKASRGRVSELRGRSDAVIVGGNTVRFDDPRLTARHVKGHVPVRIVMSQSLNLPEEANLWNVNDAYTIVATQRGARRDFQKKLAMKGVEVVEFDMLNPRNVMSYCYDRGYLAVLWECGGTLAASAISASVIHKVCAFWALKIIGGSNAPTPVGELGMNQMTQAINLIDVSYEQIDRDMLMSGFIETIPDLSPIIPSVEEIPSVDPEVSPYEANIISFYKTWDIFGAFSNFSPHPIHMPDENGDYFTWPTVEHYYQAHKFVGVDNPQARDIVQEIKLAKSPEEAARIGRTRQKGFPELVCLIIVFRPVQWQFSTGLGSFLNQTVCIWVRCVGLPVYAV; from the exons ATGCCGCCGCCTCAGCCGCTGCTCGGCGGCGCCGCGCCCGCTCCGGCGCGAGCGGCCCCATCCTTGCTCCACCTCCTTCTCGACACGCGCCACCGCGTCACCACCGCACGTGCCGCTGCCGCCTCCTCCGTGCCCGCATCTCACTCCTCGCACGCGAACGacgccctcctcctccgccgtgcCGCCGACGTGGCCGACCGCTCCGCGGGACTCACCTCCCCGCACCCCAACTTCGGGTGCGTCATCGCGCGGCCCCAGCTCAATATCGACAGTGCCGATTCCTGGGTGGTCGGCGAGGGGTTTCTCTACGCGCAGGGGACGCCCTGCGCCGAGCTCCTCGCCGCACAGGAGGCCGGTGAGCACGCGCGTGGCGGCACGGCATACCTCAACCTCGAGCCTGGGGACTGTTTTGGGGACAACACAGCCGTCGGATCCCTCGTCCAG GTAGGAATTACAAGAGTTGTGGTGGGTCTTAGACATCCCTTGAAGCACTTGAGAGGGAAGGCAATTCAGGCGTTACGAAGCGAAGGCATTCAAGTTGATGTTGTGGGGGAGGATCTGCAGAGTAAACTGTTTGAG GAAGCTCTGAAGTCATGCCTCACTGTAAATGCTCCATTGCTTTACAGAGCTGCCTTTCATGTCCCTTTCTCCATCCTGAAGTATGCTATGACTGCAGATG GAAAAATAGCAGCAAGTAGTGGACATGCTTCTTGGGTAAGTGGCAAAGCATCGAGAGGGCGTGTATCTGAATTGCGTGGCAGAAGTGACGCTGTTATTGTTGGTGGAAATACAGTGCGTTTTGACG ATCCTCGATTAACTGCAAGGCATGTTAAGGGGCATGTCCCAGTGCGTATAGTGATGTCACAGTCTCTTAACCTTCCAGAGGAAGCAAATTTATGGAATGTTAACGATGCCTATACAATTGTTGCAACTCAGAGAGGTGCTCGGCGAGATTTTCAAAAGAAGCTTGCTATGAAGGGTGTTGAAGTAGTAGAGTTTGACATGCTGAATCCAAGAAATGTTATGTCATATTGTTATGATCGTGGTTATCTTGCTGTATTATGGGAATGTGGTGGGACACTAGCTGCTTCTGCTATATCTGCGAGTGTTATCCATAAG GTCTGTGCATTCTGGGCTCTGAAAATAATTGGGGGATCAAATGCACCAACACCAGTTGGTGAACTAGGGATGAATCAAATGACTCAGGCGATAAATTTAATTGATGTCTCGTACGAGCAG ATTGACAGGGACATGCTCATGAGTGGATTCATCGAAACCATTCCTGATCTTTCACCTATTATACCATCCGTGGAAGAAATACCTTCCGTTGATCCAGAAGTATCTCCATATGAAGCAAATATTATTTCCTTTTACAAGACATGGGATATTTTTGGGGCTTTCTCAAACTTTTCTCCTCATCCAATTCACATGCCTGATGAAAATGGAGATTATTTCACATGGCCAACAGTGGAACACTATTACCAG GCTCATAAGTTTGTTGGTGTTGACAATCCTCAAGCAAGAGACATTGTTCAAGAAATAAAGCTAGCAAAGAGTCCTGAAGAGGCTGCTAGAATAGGAAGGACCCGACAAAAAGGGTTCCCTGAACTGGTATGCCTGATTATTGTATTTCGGCCTGTTCAATGGCAGTTTAGTACAGGTTTGGGCAGTTTCCTAAACCAAACCGTATGCATATGGGTTAGATGTGTTGGTTTGCCGGTGTATGCGGTTTGA